Below is a window of Flavobacterium sp. N2820 DNA.
CTTAAAAATTACCCCATTAGCGGATAAAGATTTACAACGTTGGAGTCATTTAGACTTAGTAAAAGACACTGTGCCTGGAATGAGTGTTGATAAGGCCTACAAAGAATTACTTAAAGGTAAAAAAGGACAAAAAGTAATTGTTGGAATCGTAGATTCTGGTGTAGATATTAACCACGAAGATTTAAAAGCAGTAATTTGGACCAATCCAAAAGAAATTGCTGGAAACGGAATTGACGATGACAAAAACGGTTATATTGACGATATGCACGGTTGGAATTTCTTAGGAAACGCTGTTCATGAACAATTAGAAATGACACGTATTGTTAAAAAAGGGCCTGGAACTCCAGAATATGATAAAGCAAAAGCAAAATTAGAAGAAGAGTTAAAAGGACTTACGCCTCAAAAACAGCAATTAGATTTTATCGTAAATGCTGAAAAACAATTGGCTACTTACTTGAAAAAAAGTGATTTCACGTTAGAAGAAGTAAAAGCTATTCCAGCTACTGAAAGCGCTTTGGCACAACCAAAAGCACTTTTTTCGCAAATTTTATCGTCAACGCCTAAAGCAGAATTTGACGCTCAAATTGAAGAGTTTAAAGACTATGTTTATGGTCAAATGAACTACAACTTAAATGTAGAATTTGATGGTCGTTCAATTGTTGGTGATAATCCAAACGATTTAAAAGATACGAAATACGGAAACAATAATGTAGTGGGTCCAGAGCCAAAAGAAGCAAAACACGGAACACACGTTGCTGGAATTGTGGCTCAAGTTAGAGGCAACAATAAAGGTGGCGATGGTGTTACAAATAATGCACAAATATTAACTGTTAGAGCCGTTCCAAATGGGGACGAATATGATAAAGATATCGCTTTAGGAATTCGTTATGCGGTTGACAATGGTGCAAAAGTAATCAACGGTTCTTTTGGAAAATATTTTTCTCAAAACAAAGAATGGGTTATCGATGCTATCAAATATGCCGAATCTAAAGACGTTTTAGTAGTTATTGCTGCTGGTAACGAATCATATGATTTAGATGTTACCAACAAATATCCAAACGACACCTATGATGGAAGTCCAGAATTTGCTAAAAATGTTTTAATTATTGGTGCACTTTCTCCGGCTTATGGAAGTAAAATGGTGGCAAGTTTTTCTAATTACGGAAAAAACAATGTAGACATTTATGCTCCTGGAGATAAAATTTATGCTACTACTCCATTAAATACTTACGAATATTTACAAGGAACTTCAATGGCATCACCAAATGTTGCTGGTGTAGCAACATTAATTCGTTCATACTATCCAAACTTAACTGCGGTTCAAGTAAAACAAATTATCATGGAAAGTGGAACACCTTTAAAAAATGAAGTGGTAATTGGAGAAGACAAGCACAAAGCTAATTTTGCTGATGCTTCTAAATCGGGTAAAATTGTAAATGCTTACAATGCGTTACTTTTAGCTGAGATTATGTCAAAAAAATAATAGTTTAAACCACTATAAAAACCAAAACCTACAGGTTGTTAAATTCTTGTAGGTTTTTCTTTTAAAAAACTGATTATGAAAAACTTACTTTTTATTTTTATTTCTTGCTTTGGTTTCGCACAAAACAATCCAAATCCAGGGTATTGGCAACAACACGTTGACTATAAAATGGATGTGAAAATGGATGTTAAAAAATTTCA
It encodes the following:
- a CDS encoding S8 family peptidase; its protein translation is MKKIFRPLYLSLALGFILASCGSQKMVSTAVENVDNLPLKITPLADKDLQRWSHLDLVKDTVPGMSVDKAYKELLKGKKGQKVIVGIVDSGVDINHEDLKAVIWTNPKEIAGNGIDDDKNGYIDDMHGWNFLGNAVHEQLEMTRIVKKGPGTPEYDKAKAKLEEELKGLTPQKQQLDFIVNAEKQLATYLKKSDFTLEEVKAIPATESALAQPKALFSQILSSTPKAEFDAQIEEFKDYVYGQMNYNLNVEFDGRSIVGDNPNDLKDTKYGNNNVVGPEPKEAKHGTHVAGIVAQVRGNNKGGDGVTNNAQILTVRAVPNGDEYDKDIALGIRYAVDNGAKVINGSFGKYFSQNKEWVIDAIKYAESKDVLVVIAAGNESYDLDVTNKYPNDTYDGSPEFAKNVLIIGALSPAYGSKMVASFSNYGKNNVDIYAPGDKIYATTPLNTYEYLQGTSMASPNVAGVATLIRSYYPNLTAVQVKQIIMESGTPLKNEVVIGEDKHKANFADASKSGKIVNAYNALLLAEIMSKK